The following coding sequences are from one Caloranaerobacter sp. TR13 window:
- the spoIIP gene encoding stage II sporulation protein P, which translates to MSQRIYKDKGIWYIIIAILCLTLFFIGFKIISKLSNDFAKDDNEEVVEAFNYISYYDGQNENSLEKINSTDLFSVENKKRYLKTDNIDNFFLKIIINSNSYMKVMYYEKYMNSFDKGLINELLDSLKSYFQMTSFLKAQIETILNREDITPVNSVNYYSKNETTDDENQNIAKQSASSNENGEVKIKEDIIFIEDPYETNEGNILTDKNIKTKNIKKLKVNKEKPYILIYHTHGTEAYLPIRSNRYHTTKRDYNVIKIGDIITDVLKEKGHKVKHIDIYHDIPSYNQSYTRSLSTVKDIINKDKNIKIIFDIHRDGIPEDASYIKKALAESKVKINGVDVATYTFVIGPENPNKDKILNFAKYMKEVSDKMYPGLCKGIVIKPYGKFNQYVNDYYALIEVGSNLNTIEEAKRSAKLIGNVLDMALRGIIE; encoded by the coding sequence TAGCCATTTTATGTCTAACGCTGTTTTTTATAGGATTTAAAATAATTTCTAAGCTTTCAAACGATTTTGCCAAGGATGATAATGAAGAAGTTGTAGAGGCATTTAATTATATTTCGTACTATGATGGGCAGAATGAGAATAGTTTAGAAAAAATAAATAGTACTGATTTATTTAGTGTAGAAAATAAAAAGCGTTATTTAAAAACTGATAATATAGATAATTTTTTTTTGAAAATAATCATTAACTCTAATTCATATATGAAGGTCATGTATTATGAAAAATATATGAATAGTTTTGATAAAGGTCTTATTAATGAATTATTAGATAGTTTAAAATCATATTTTCAAATGACTTCTTTTTTGAAGGCACAGATAGAAACAATTTTAAATAGAGAAGATATTACTCCTGTAAATAGTGTAAATTACTATAGTAAAAATGAAACGACAGATGATGAAAATCAAAATATTGCTAAGCAGTCAGCTAGTTCGAATGAAAATGGAGAAGTAAAGATAAAGGAAGATATAATATTTATTGAAGATCCTTATGAAACAAACGAAGGAAATATTTTAACAGATAAAAATATAAAAACAAAAAATATAAAAAAACTAAAAGTAAATAAAGAAAAACCGTATATACTGATATATCATACACATGGAACTGAAGCATATCTGCCTATAAGGTCAAATAGATATCATACTACAAAAAGAGATTATAATGTTATAAAGATAGGTGATATTATAACAGATGTACTTAAGGAAAAAGGACATAAAGTTAAGCATATTGATATCTATCATGATATACCTTCATATAATCAATCATATACAAGGTCTTTATCAACAGTTAAGGATATAATAAATAAAGATAAAAATATAAAGATAATTTTTGATATACATAGAGATGGTATTCCAGAAGATGCAAGCTATATTAAAAAAGCTTTAGCTGAAAGTAAGGTTAAAATTAATGGTGTTGATGTTGCCACATACACATTTGTTATTGGGCCTGAAAATCCAAATAAAGACAAGATATTAAATTTTGCTAAATACATGAAAGAAGTTTCTGATAAGATGTATCCTGGATTATGTAAGGGAATTGTGATAAAACCTTATGGTAAGTTTAACCAATATGTAAACGACTATTATGCATTAATAGAAGTAGGTAGTAATTTAAATACGATTGAAGAAGCTAAAAGATCAGCAAAACTTATTGGAAATGTTTTAGATATGGCATTAAGAGGTATTATCGAATAG
- the lepB gene encoding signal peptidase I produces the protein MSEEAKKEILEWIKSILFAVVIAIIIKTFIFNTTYVLGYSMYPTLHEGDRLFTNKLIYIMGEPKRGDIVVLKAPDVPDKDYIKRVVAVENDEIKIVDGKVYINGKVLDEYYLKGSLYTHGNIDLKVPKGYVFVLGDNRRLGASKDSRYFGPVPVKLIKGKAVFRYYPFDNRFGSLYK, from the coding sequence ATGAGTGAAGAAGCTAAAAAAGAAATACTAGAATGGATAAAAAGTATATTGTTTGCTGTTGTTATAGCTATAATAATTAAAACCTTTATTTTCAATACTACATACGTTCTTGGGTATTCTATGTATCCGACTCTGCATGAGGGCGATAGATTATTTACCAATAAGTTGATATATATTATGGGAGAACCGAAAAGAGGAGATATAGTTGTACTTAAAGCACCAGATGTACCAGATAAAGATTACATTAAACGCGTGGTAGCTGTTGAAAATGATGAGATAAAAATAGTAGATGGCAAGGTATATATTAATGGGAAAGTGCTAGATGAATATTATTTAAAAGGTAGTTTGTATACTCATGGTAATATAGATTTGAAAGTTCCCAAAGGTTATGTGTTTGTGTTAGGGGATAATAGAAGGTTAGGTGCAAGTAAAGATAGTAGGTATTTTGGACCAGTACCTGTAAAACTTATTAAAGGTAAAGCAGTATTTAGGTATTATCCTTTTGACAACAGATTTGGGTCATTATATAAATAA